From a region of the Candidatus Woesearchaeota archaeon genome:
- a CDS encoding HIT domain-containing protein: MQQLTEEQHAQLPPEQIAELQKQQCIFCHIIAGKVASKKVYEDEACMGILDINPANPGHVLLLPKEHYAVMPHMPDDVVKKISVAAKKISHAMLRAFKSEGTNIFLANGVAAGQKAQHCMVHIIPRREGDGVTAFYLPKKELDEKEAEGLKTVLKRSMAKMLGGDEEKEERNEEKGEEASNEKSLDSIAKLFA, translated from the coding sequence ATGCAGCAGCTCACTGAAGAACAACACGCCCAGCTTCCGCCCGAGCAGATCGCTGAACTCCAAAAACAGCAGTGCATTTTCTGCCATATCATCGCCGGAAAGGTCGCGTCAAAAAAAGTGTATGAAGATGAGGCATGCATGGGAATTCTTGATATCAACCCGGCAAATCCCGGCCATGTGCTGCTGCTTCCAAAAGAACATTACGCAGTCATGCCCCACATGCCTGATGACGTCGTTAAAAAAATAAGTGTTGCGGCAAAAAAAATATCGCATGCCATGCTTCGAGCGTTCAAGTCAGAAGGCACAAATATATTTCTTGCCAACGGCGTCGCCGCCGGACAAAAAGCCCAGCATTGTATGGTGCATATCATCCCGCGGAGAGAAGGGGATGGAGTTACGGCGTTTTACCTGCCCAAAAAAGAGCTTGATGAAAAAGAGGCAGAAGGCCTCAAAACCGTGCTGAAAAGGAGCATGGCAAAAATGCTCGGTGGAGATGAAGAGAAAGAAGAAAGAAACGAAGAAAAAGGCGAAGAAGCCAGCAATGAAAAAAGCCTTGACAGCATAGCAAAACTGTTTGCGTGA
- a CDS encoding NFACT RNA binding domain-containing protein, producing MVKLVLNITKTLEQNAADYFEKAKKAKRKIEGAEGMLERAKAKLKVLVENELKEEYPPDEIEEAQNRREKKAQEQWYEKFRWFVSSEDFLVVGGRDATTNEIVIKKHTDNNDVVFHTDMAGSPFFVVKSEGKTPGELTLQEVTNAVFTFSRAAKLGLATAGVFWVTPAQVSKQPNQGEFLPKGAFMIRGKTNYLSPSFDLAIGLNEDGKIMAGPRAAVKKHCEKQLVLERDEGAKPSDTAKRIRHILGGDLDTIIRCLPSCGASIQKEKFRPSKNN from the coding sequence ATGGTCAAACTCGTGCTTAACATCACTAAAACGCTGGAACAAAACGCAGCGGACTATTTTGAAAAAGCAAAAAAGGCAAAGAGAAAAATTGAAGGCGCCGAGGGCATGCTCGAACGGGCAAAAGCGAAACTGAAAGTGCTGGTTGAGAACGAGCTCAAGGAAGAATATCCTCCTGACGAAATCGAAGAAGCCCAAAACCGCCGGGAAAAAAAAGCGCAGGAGCAATGGTATGAAAAATTCAGGTGGTTTGTCTCATCAGAAGATTTTCTTGTCGTTGGCGGCAGGGACGCCACGACCAACGAAATCGTCATCAAAAAGCACACAGACAATAACGATGTCGTGTTCCACACCGACATGGCAGGCAGCCCGTTTTTTGTGGTAAAATCAGAGGGCAAAACACCCGGTGAACTAACACTTCAAGAAGTTACCAATGCTGTTTTCACGTTTTCCCGCGCTGCGAAATTGGGTCTTGCCACAGCGGGTGTTTTTTGGGTGACTCCTGCACAGGTTTCAAAACAGCCGAACCAGGGCGAGTTTCTTCCCAAGGGCGCGTTCATGATTCGCGGCAAGACAAATTATCTTTCTCCCAGTTTTGACCTTGCTATCGGCCTCAATGAGGACGGCAAAATTATGGCTGGGCCGCGCGCAGCAGTAAAAAAACACTGCGAAAAACAGCTCGTTCTTGAGCGGGATGAAGGGGCAAAACCGTCTGACACCGCGAAGCGCATTCGCCACATTCTCGGCGGCGACCTTGATACGATTATCCGCTGCCTGCCGTCTTGCGGCGCGAGCATACAGAAAGAGAAATTTCGCCCATCAAAAAATAATTAA
- a CDS encoding nucleotidyltransferase domain-containing protein: protein MAKKKKDEQPESPLATAPAAPATESPAPTEQELQDMAKNLPPEVQEKLKKIKDELEKFKKEVLEKFDQYIMGIALLPPAKDPAEREKVNVLILVDDSDSKRMPKFELKDKLALIIKKIGEDINKNFVTQTIILSEVWQSCYDAKYDLLELFALAAPVHDTGMLAAIKIAEVHKKMVLKKFEKYIVSYVLAGSLTQGRATKSSDIDVFVVIDDTDVKKMTRGELKDKLRAIIIGMGVEAGEMTGIRNKINIQVYILTDFWESIKEANPIIFTFLRDGVPFYDRGIFMPWKQLLRMGKIKPSMEAIDMYMSSGEQMLKRVEFKLKDIGMEDTFYAILTPSQAALMMYGVPPPTPKETPELMHEIFVKKEKILEEKYIKILENNIKIRKDIEHGTKQTLTGKEVDQLLSDADDYLKRIKRLFTQLEKMKEEETMLHSYEHVVTAIRDLLKLEGVERVKDDEMITLFEAEMIHAGKIPQKYLRILHEIMQAKKQYDAGTLNKADIEKTKKEAAHFTQFMVEYLQRMRGRELEKTRIRVKYGEKYGEVMLLGDVAFIIHDIDQEEKQYSKAPLRPDGSLGTLEKTTPEEFEKHLATVTLLQKAFIKEPIFEDLKRVFGRDVEILVTA from the coding sequence ATGGCAAAGAAAAAAAAAGATGAACAGCCGGAAAGCCCGCTGGCAACAGCCCCCGCAGCGCCTGCAACCGAATCGCCTGCACCAACCGAGCAGGAACTGCAAGACATGGCAAAAAACCTGCCGCCGGAAGTGCAGGAAAAGCTCAAAAAAATAAAAGACGAGCTGGAAAAATTTAAGAAAGAAGTGCTGGAAAAATTCGACCAGTATATCATGGGCATTGCCCTGCTGCCTCCGGCAAAGGATCCTGCGGAGCGCGAAAAAGTCAATGTGCTTATTCTTGTCGATGACTCTGACAGCAAGCGCATGCCGAAGTTTGAACTCAAAGACAAACTCGCGCTCATCATCAAAAAAATCGGCGAAGACATCAACAAGAATTTTGTCACGCAAACCATCATTCTTTCAGAAGTCTGGCAGTCGTGCTACGACGCGAAATACGACTTGCTCGAACTGTTCGCGCTTGCCGCGCCGGTGCACGATACTGGGATGCTCGCAGCCATCAAGATTGCAGAAGTGCACAAGAAGATGGTGCTGAAAAAGTTCGAAAAGTATATCGTGAGCTATGTGCTTGCCGGCTCGCTCACGCAGGGCCGCGCGACCAAGAGCTCGGACATTGACGTCTTCGTTGTTATCGACGATACTGATGTCAAGAAAATGACGAGGGGAGAGCTCAAAGACAAGCTCCGCGCCATCATCATTGGCATGGGCGTTGAAGCCGGCGAAATGACCGGCATCCGCAACAAAATCAACATTCAAGTCTACATTTTGACGGACTTTTGGGAATCCATCAAGGAAGCTAACCCCATTATTTTCACCTTCCTCCGCGATGGCGTGCCGTTCTATGACCGTGGCATTTTCATGCCATGGAAACAGCTGCTGCGCATGGGCAAAATCAAGCCCTCAATGGAAGCCATTGACATGTACATGTCCAGTGGCGAGCAGATGCTGAAGCGCGTCGAATTCAAGCTGAAAGACATAGGTATGGAAGATACGTTCTACGCCATTCTCACACCGTCACAGGCCGCATTGATGATGTACGGCGTGCCACCGCCAACGCCCAAAGAAACGCCGGAGCTCATGCACGAAATTTTTGTCAAAAAAGAAAAAATCCTTGAAGAAAAATACATCAAAATCCTCGAGAACAACATCAAAATCCGCAAAGACATTGAGCACGGCACAAAACAAACCTTGACGGGCAAAGAAGTTGACCAGCTGTTGAGTGATGCAGACGACTACCTGAAACGCATCAAACGGCTCTTTACCCAGCTTGAGAAAATGAAAGAGGAAGAAACCATGCTCCACAGTTATGAGCATGTGGTCACGGCAATCCGCGACCTGCTCAAGCTTGAAGGCGTTGAGCGCGTCAAAGACGATGAGATGATTACCTTATTTGAGGCGGAGATGATTCACGCCGGAAAAATTCCCCAAAAATACCTCCGCATACTGCATGAGATTATGCAGGCGAAAAAACAATACGATGCCGGCACGCTCAACAAGGCAGACATTGAAAAAACAAAAAAGGAAGCAGCGCATTTCACCCAGTTTATGGTTGAATACCTCCAGCGCATGCGCGGCCGGGAGCTGGAAAAAACACGCATCCGTGTCAAGTATGGCGAGAAATATGGCGAGGTCATGCTGTTAGGGGATGTTGCATTTATTATCCACGACATTGACCAAGAAGAAAAACAGTACAGCAAAGCGCCCCTGCGGCCAGACGGCAGCCTCGGCACACTGGAAAAAACAACGCCGGAAGAATTTGAAAAACACCTTGCAACGGTTACTCTCCTTCAAAAGGCATTTATCAAAGAGCCCATTTTTGAAGACCTCAAGCGAGTGTTTGGCAGAGACGTAGAAATTCTAGTGACTGCATAA